The Paenibacillus sp. BIC5C1 DNA segment ATATAGTACTAGAGGGTTTACTCACCATGGCTGCATCATGTTCTATTCATTAGGAGGCTTAATATGTTATCCAATAAAGTAATTGATTATTGTCAAAATCAGGGCTGGTGGCATGAAGATGTGCCGGCAGAGTACGAAGAAGCCTTACGTAAACTGGGTATTGATCTTGAATCTGATTTTGCACATTTTTATTTGCATGCTGATGATGGTCCGACCTTTTACAGCAGACATCAGGAGATCTATCAGATCTGCTGGGTGATGGAAAACACCGTATATTTGGAGGACATGACGGTGGCTCAACTCACGTTAGGATTGCCAGAAGCCTACATCCCGCTGGACAGCTTTGAGGGCGAGGGTGGATT contains these protein-coding regions:
- a CDS encoding SMI1/KNR4 family protein, with the translated sequence MLSNKVIDYCQNQGWWHEDVPAEYEEALRKLGIDLESDFAHFYLHADDGPTFYSRHQEIYQICWVMENTVYLEDMTVAQLTLGLPEAYIPLDSFEGEGGFFYNRQTGDVALVELGESIERFLSGESTPQWANFNTFLEWYFELEEEVAE